AACCAGACTCTGATGTTTTCCGCCACCATGCCGGGGCCGGTTCGTGCCTTGGCAGACAAATGCATGCGCGATCCCGTTCTGGTGGAGGTGGATATATCTACCCCCGCCGAGACTGTGACCCACTCTCTCTATCCTGTCGCACAGCATCTCAAGACGCCGCTGCTCAAGACCATGCTGCGGACGCTGGGATATGATTCCATGCTGGTGTTCACAAGAACCCGCCACGGGGCAAGACGGTTGTGGCAGCAGCTGGGCAAGGGCGGCTTCAACGTCACCTGCCTGCAGGGCAATCTATCGCAGCGCAGGCGGCAGGCCGCGCTGGATGGTTTCAAACGCGGCAAGTTCGCCATCATGGTGGCAACAGATATAGCTGCGCGCGGGCTGGACATCTCTTCCATTTCCCACGTCATAAATTACGATTTTCCCCCTTCGGTGGATACGTATATCCATCGCATCGGGCGCACGGGCAGGGCAAGCCGCACAGGCATGGCGCTGACTTTCGTGACCCCTGAAGATGAAGCCATGGTACGCACACTGGAGCGTGCCATGGAAGAGTCGCTGGACCGTTGCTACCTGCCCCGTTTCGACTACAGCGAGCAGCAGCGCAGCGCAGAGGCGCGACCGGCCAAGATAAGGCGTGTTCCGCGTCCGAGACGTATGGCACGAGCTTTTATGCCCACACAGGTGGAAACCGAACCGGCGGAACCGCTCAAAAATCAGCGGCCGCCCCGCCAGCCTGCTCCCAATCCGGCACAGGTGCGTGTCATATCAAGGCCGCAGGCAAAACCTGCTCCGGCTCCCGAAAAGGCGGAGATGCGTCCTGCCTCGCGTGCGGTTCCCAAGCAGGCTCCGGCACCGCGTGGTCCGCGCCATGCGGCACAGGATGGTCGCGATGCCCCGGAGCAGGAAGAGTAGCCCCGCAGTGCCGGACATTGATGTTGGGCACGATAGACTAGCATGATAGTCAGGCATTTTCGTCATGCATTTTCAGCATGCATCGTTTCGGGATATTTTCGCCATGTTTCACAATGACATGCGGCGCTTTTTCCCGCCCTCAGAGACAGTTGCGGGCGGGAGTATCTCGTGTCCTGACAGCATGCCGGTATGAGCAGGGTGTCACATCGGGCCTAAAGTAGCCTGAAGTAGCCCGGAGATGTTCACTGTGTCACCCTGAGCCAGAATACGGGCGGCACAGGGTGCTTCACCCGACTTGATGGCATGCGGGGCGTCTGTTACAACGCCCCTCTATACCGAATATAACCGACATCTACCGACATCTAATGGAGGAACCCCATATGCCGTCCTTTGACGTCGTGAACAAAGTGGATTTGCAGGAACTCGACAACGCCGTGAACAACGTGAAGAAAGAGGTGGAAACCCGCTACGACTTCCGTGGTACCAGCACGGAAATTACGTTGGATAAGGGCAACAAGCGTGTCAGCATTCTTGCTGCCGACGAAATGAAGATGCGGGCCGTGGCAGAAATGCTGCAGGCGCACTGCATCAAGCGTAAACTCGATCCCAAGGTGCTGGAGTTCAAGGAGTTCGAGCCCACCTCAAAGGGTGCCATCAAGCGTGATGTCTGCATCCGCGAGGGCATAAGCAAGGAACAGGCACAGAAGATTGTCAAGGATATCAAGGCCAGCAAGATCAAGGTGCAGGCCTCCATTCAAGACGATCAGGTGCGCGTGACCGGCAAGAAGATCGACGATCTGCAGGAAGTCATTGCTCTGCTCAAGGGTGGAGAATACGACGTGCCTTTCCAGTTTGTGAACATGAAGTCCTGATCCTGAGTTACGGAAAAAGGCAAAGCCGGAAAGGGAATTCCCTTTCCGGCTTTTTCATTTGTTTCCGGGCTGTTTGCTATTCGCCTGCGGCCATGACCTTGACGGTGTCGATAAAGGCCTCAAGATCGTTCTTGCCGCCCGGTGCATGGTCTTCAGGATACAGCAGGGCAGACATGTAGAAAACGGAACCTATGCGCTTTGCGACAGAAGCACTGTGCGAGAAACGGGAAAGTGTGTCGCTTACGGTTCCACGTGCATTTTCCGGCAGCATCGCCACAAGGGGGGCCGCCTCCTCAGCCAGGTTGGTGAGCAGGTTGGCCTTTTCAAGCATGATCTGGCGGTATCTGTTCTGGTCCTGATCGTCGTGCAGCACCTTTTCGGCTTTCGATTCAAGAGTCCGTACGGCCTTTGCGCGGCCTTCCAGCCAATCCGATAATGTAGTGAACGCCTTGATACCCATGGCGCGGCTCCTTGGTTTGCTCGTACAATAGCGGTTCTGGTTCCGGGGTGCAACAGATTGCGGTTATTTGCGCAGCGGCTTCAGTTTCTTCCCCGCCGTACCCTGACATTCGAAAGCGCTGTGTATGCTTTCCCTGTCATAGTGCGTGCTCTTGAAATAGTCACACTTGGCGCAGTTGGCGATCTTTTTGGCAAAGGTTTCCTGTATCACGCCACCGCAATAAGTGCCCGTGACAGCGGCGCAACTGTAGCCGTGGTTCGGCCATGCGGGGCATACCCCCATTTCCTTTTCGCGCTTGCCGCCCTTTTCACGGCCGCAGTCCTTGTAAACCCAGCAAGGAACCTCTTTGCCCGCGGCGTCTTTTTCACATTCGCCGGATTGCATGCGTTTGATATGCAGGCTCAGGTCGCTGGCTCTGCCTGAAAGGCTGAAAACATCCGTGGCGGCTTTGTTCATGGTTTCCA
This region of Desulfovibrio subterraneus genomic DNA includes:
- a CDS encoding DEAD/DEAH box helicase produces the protein MLRDNVRHASWSVAAAFSDPDGTNTVHGVAQVSFTRLALHQSLLEAVEEQGFIAPTPIQERAIPPAMEGRDVLGLAQTGTGKTAAFVLPLLHRLVEGPRNVIRALIVAPTRELAGQIHEDIRVLGRRARLRSVAVYGGVGFHGQVMQMRGGVEILVACPGRLLDHVRQGSVDLSAVEVLVLDEADMMFDMGFLEDVHEILRLTSGRNQTLMFSATMPGPVRALADKCMRDPVLVEVDISTPAETVTHSLYPVAQHLKTPLLKTMLRTLGYDSMLVFTRTRHGARRLWQQLGKGGFNVTCLQGNLSQRRRQAALDGFKRGKFAIMVATDIAARGLDISSISHVINYDFPPSVDTYIHRIGRTGRASRTGMALTFVTPEDEAMVRTLERAMEESLDRCYLPRFDYSEQQRSAEARPAKIRRVPRPRRMARAFMPTQVETEPAEPLKNQRPPRQPAPNPAQVRVISRPQAKPAPAPEKAEMRPASRAVPKQAPAPRGPRHAAQDGRDAPEQEE
- a CDS encoding YajQ family cyclic di-GMP-binding protein, with product MPSFDVVNKVDLQELDNAVNNVKKEVETRYDFRGTSTEITLDKGNKRVSILAADEMKMRAVAEMLQAHCIKRKLDPKVLEFKEFEPTSKGAIKRDVCIREGISKEQAQKIVKDIKASKIKVQASIQDDQVRVTGKKIDDLQEVIALLKGGEYDVPFQFVNMKS